The following is a genomic window from Bacteroidia bacterium.
CTCGGTAAGTCCTCAACTAACCAATAAATGGAAATTTTCAATAGTCCTGAGCAATCCGATTTGAACTAAATTTTCCTGGTGAAACTGACCAAGGGATTGAAGCAGCGAACTAAATAAATAGTTCTTCGAAAGATGTAATTTGCTTATAGTCGTTTTAGTCTTTCTGGATAAAATTTCATCATCATCAACCTTCATTTCATCCAAGGCCGAAAAAACCTTCAAATAGCTTGCCGAGCCTGAATCATCAAAACCGGAACTTGCCCATTTGCGAAAATACCCCTTTTCGGAGGGTGAAAGTGATTTAATTAATTCGAAAAGCATCTAATTGAAAATTAAGGTATTATCTGATTCTTGGGTTCAAAATTCTCCTTGCCGAAGCCAAAGATTCAGATTTTTTTGATTTCTACAATCTTTTTCTTCAGAATTTCTTTGCAAGCACAAAATATCCTTAAGATGGAAAAAATCAAATTACTTTTTATTGTCATTCTAACCATTCCGGCATTTCGAACCATGTCTCAGACCGTAATTGCCGGTTCAGGTGGTTTTTCGTTACAACCTAATTACAGTGTAGCCTGGACCTTAGGTGAATCCATTACTGCAAGTCTTTCAAATTCCAATACCATGCTTACCCAAGGATTTCACCAGGTGAGTGGCACTGTGGTTGGAATTGAGCAGCCGGATAATGACTTGAATTTTCGTATCTATCCGAATCCTTTTGCGGAACACTTGTCTATTCAGATTTCGGAGGCTAATCAATTGGGATATTCTTACCGAATTTCAGATTTAACCGGACAGACTATAGTTGCTGATTCGCCTTTAAATCAAACTTATACCGATATAAATCTTTCCAACTTGGCTCCGGGGGTCTATTTAATAACCATTTCTAATTCAACAAACAGATCAAGTTACCGAATCATCAAAACCAATTAATCGCATTTCATTCACCTCTTTTAATTTTTTAATCATGAAAAATCGCATCCTAACCCAACTTATTTGCCTTCTTTTAGTTTGTGCGAATTCCTTTGCACAAACACCGGAAGCATTCAATTATCAGGCAGTTATCCGAAATGCTCAGGGTAATGTAATTGCCAATAGTAATGAGCAGTTTAAATTCGAAATCCATAAAACAACCGTGAGTGGAACCGTCATTTATTCTGAAGAACAAACAGGAACCAGCAATGGATTTGGATTGGTTAATTTCCAAATTGGCCGTGGCACTAATCCAAGTGTAGGTTTTTCAACAATTAATTGGAATTCAGGACCTTACTTTTTAGAGATTAAACGAATGGTTAATGGTTCCTATGAAAGTCTTGGAACCCAGGAGTTAATCAGTGTACCATTTGCCATGCAAGCAAAAAAACTAAGTTTGCCATACGAGGAAAACATTCAAGGAAATGATAATTATTTCGGTTCTAAGCTTTCCTTTACTGATATTTCAACCAATACCTTTAGCAGCGACATCTCATTTGCTAAATTTATCAGTGATAATCGGCCTCCGCTCGAACTGGAATCAATCAATAAAACAGGGTTAAAAGTTTTATCCTACAATGCTGAAGGGGCCGTTATTCAAAGTGCGCTCAATAAACCTGCGGTTTTTGCCAGAACATTAGGAAATACGAATACCATGCATCTGGAAGGAAATAGTGGAGGTAATAACAGTCAATTGCTGCTTGCCGAAAGTGAAGATGATTATGCACGGCTTTCCTTTATCTCCAACTATTTATATGCCACGGGAGGTCAAACTTCTAATTTATGGACTCTGGCAGCAAAAACAGATGCCAACAATAGCAATGCTCGTCTACACTTTTTTAAGACCGGAACAGGTAATATTCTATCCCTGAGTGGTGATGGTAATGTAGGAATAGGCACTGCCGACCCAACTTCAAAGTTAGAGGTTGCAGGACAATTGAAAATTACAGGTGGCGGTCCTGGACAAGGCAAGGTACTTACCTCTGATGCAAACGGACTTGCCAGTTGGCAAACCCCAACCGGAGGTGGTACCGGAAATTTTTCCTTGCCTTACAACTCCGGCACCTTGAATTACACGTCGGTTCCCCTTTTTAGTGTAACCAATTCGGATGCGGATGGACTGGAAGGGATATCCAGTTATTTTAACGGAGTTGGTGTAAGAGGTGTCAATACTTTTTCCGGACCACTTAGCTCACAAACTGTTGGTGTCCTTGGTGTCACTTCCAATGGTTGCGCCATTAAGGGAACGGTTTCAGGTACAGGAAGTCCAACCGGTACAGCAGGATATTTTTATGCCCCTTCAAGCGGTGCTGCCATTCAAACGGTTGGTTTATCTTCCTTTTCTAAATCTCAAAATCCGTTTACCCCAACTGCGGCAGTGGATATCGATGGGGAATTGCGTTTAAGAGCCCAGCAAACTCCAGCCTTAATTACAGCTGGTTTAATTTGGTTCGATGGAACAAATTTCAAAGGAAACAATGGCACCACCACCATAACCTTTGGAAGCGGAGGAGGAACCGGAAGTACCGATTGGACTACAACCACAGGAGGTATTTACAATACAAGTCTTTCCAACGTAGGTATTGGAACCAATGCGCCTTACGCCAAACTGCATGTTGAGGGCGGACAAGTGTTTATTAAGAACAATATCAACGGTGGATTGCGTGTAAA
Proteins encoded in this region:
- a CDS encoding T9SS type A sorting domain-containing protein, giving the protein MEKIKLLFIVILTIPAFRTMSQTVIAGSGGFSLQPNYSVAWTLGESITASLSNSNTMLTQGFHQVSGTVVGIEQPDNDLNFRIYPNPFAEHLSIQISEANQLGYSYRISDLTGQTIVADSPLNQTYTDINLSNLAPGVYLITISNSTNRSSYRIIKTN